Proteins from a genomic interval of Paenibacillus sp. RC334:
- a CDS encoding TetR/AcrR family transcriptional regulator → MTLQKIKAAGLQQFARKGYDAASLQLIADEVGIKKQSIYAHFKSKDDLFLDIFADAVDQEILELDRYFQDQSEQSLEAVLRGLIIEFKERYESAMNLRLILYVGFLIPSTLEAQVQALVTRYVEHKTSLVYERLAAETSVKLRVPARSAATAYMNLIEGMLVELVYNGTADFDPRLESSWDIYWHGLIQA, encoded by the coding sequence ATGACACTGCAGAAAATTAAAGCGGCTGGCTTGCAGCAATTTGCGAGAAAGGGATACGATGCGGCCTCCCTGCAACTGATTGCTGATGAGGTAGGGATTAAGAAGCAGTCGATTTATGCTCATTTTAAAAGCAAGGACGATTTATTTTTGGATATATTTGCGGATGCGGTGGATCAGGAGATTTTGGAGCTGGATCGTTATTTTCAAGATCAATCCGAACAGTCCCTTGAAGCTGTCCTGCGAGGGTTAATCATTGAATTTAAGGAACGCTATGAGAGCGCCATGAATTTGCGTTTGATCCTGTATGTCGGCTTTCTAATTCCGTCTACGCTGGAAGCCCAGGTTCAGGCCCTGGTCACACGCTATGTAGAGCATAAAACCAGCTTGGTATATGAGCGGCTGGCAGCCGAAACATCGGTTAAGCTTCGTGTTCCAGCTCGATCCGCTGCAACAGCTTATATGAATTTGATCGAAGGCATGCTGGTAGAGCTGGTGTATAACGGTACCGCCGATTTTGATCCGCGTCTGGAAAGCTCTTGGGATATTTACTGGCATGGCTTGATTCAGGCCTGA
- the cysT gene encoding sulfate ABC transporter permease subunit CysT, with translation MSQVQVTRKRVLPGFGLTMGYSVLYLSLVVLVPLSALLLNSTGLTWEKFWDVATDVRVLASYKVSFLCAAAAALIDLFLGFLIAWVLVRYEFPGKRIFDAVIDLPFALPTAVAGVALTALYAQNGWIGSLFEPLGWRMAYSQTGITLALMFIGIPFVVRTVQPVLEELDKDEEEVAATLGAGRWRTFRSVIVPELIPPLLTGFALAFARGIGEYGSVVFISGNMPMKTEIAPLLIMSKLEQNDYAGATAVALMLLVISFLLLLVINSIQRWSRRRTV, from the coding sequence ATGAGTCAAGTGCAAGTCACCCGAAAACGCGTACTTCCCGGGTTCGGGTTAACGATGGGATATAGTGTGCTGTACCTCAGTCTGGTGGTGCTGGTGCCTTTATCGGCGCTGCTTCTGAACTCAACCGGATTGACGTGGGAGAAGTTTTGGGATGTGGCGACTGACGTCAGGGTACTGGCTTCTTACAAGGTAAGCTTTTTGTGCGCTGCCGCTGCGGCGCTGATTGACCTGTTCCTCGGTTTTCTGATCGCCTGGGTGCTGGTGCGTTATGAATTTCCGGGAAAACGGATTTTTGATGCGGTGATTGATCTGCCCTTTGCATTGCCTACAGCGGTTGCGGGTGTTGCTTTGACAGCTCTATATGCGCAAAATGGCTGGATCGGCTCGTTGTTCGAACCGCTTGGCTGGAGGATGGCCTACTCGCAGACGGGTATTACGCTCGCGCTGATGTTTATCGGTATCCCGTTCGTCGTGCGGACGGTCCAGCCCGTGCTGGAGGAGCTGGACAAGGACGAGGAGGAGGTCGCCGCTACGCTGGGAGCGGGCAGATGGCGTACCTTTCGCAGCGTTATTGTGCCCGAGCTGATACCACCGCTGCTGACGGGCTTTGCGCTCGCCTTTGCCCGTGGCATCGGGGAGTATGGCTCAGTCGTCTTCATTTCCGGCAATATGCCGATGAAGACCGAGATCGCGCCGCTGCTCATTATGTCCAAGCTGGAGCAAAATGACTATGCCGGAGCTACGGCGGTAGCATTGATGCTGTTGGTCATTTCATTCCTGCTGCTGCTGGTGATTAACAGCATTCAGCGCTGGTCGCGGCGACGTACTGTCTAA
- a CDS encoding aminotransferase class V-fold PLP-dependent enzyme, with protein MKHPFQSYRQLFPVLSSHIHLGSCSQGAISRPVSAAIEEYHRSLLQHGHNGDLSMARVEEARGHFAKLIGAEPDEIAVLSSASEAIAGVATALPYVSGKEGIVYADTDFPTVGHIWQAQDQFREHIRCIPSMHGEVTLQQYEKHITENTALVMVSHVNYTNGFQQDLKSMADVAHRNQALLFVDAYQSAGIIPMDVKAMGVDILVAGARKYMLGIPGVAFLYVSNDWIDRFKPKLTGWLGQEAASRFDITRSVLAAGARRFETGLPSFISIFAANAALKLLLEIGVTDIQAYMSELLEFSMEYGRRKGLSIRLPSGEGALPGLIAVEVADASAVERRLRRQNIIVSARKDVIRVAPHFYNTAEEIRRVMDEVAAI; from the coding sequence ATGAAACATCCGTTTCAGTCCTACCGTCAGCTATTTCCAGTGCTGTCCTCACATATTCATCTAGGGAGCTGCTCCCAAGGAGCCATATCAAGGCCAGTTTCTGCTGCAATCGAGGAATACCATCGAAGCTTGCTGCAACACGGGCATAACGGCGACTTGTCTATGGCACGGGTGGAGGAGGCCAGAGGACATTTTGCCAAACTGATCGGGGCGGAGCCTGACGAGATTGCGGTGCTGTCCTCAGCCTCCGAGGCGATTGCCGGGGTGGCAACTGCACTTCCTTATGTATCGGGAAAAGAAGGTATTGTGTACGCAGATACTGACTTCCCGACCGTAGGGCACATCTGGCAAGCGCAGGACCAATTCCGTGAGCACATTCGTTGTATCCCCTCCATGCATGGTGAGGTTACTTTGCAGCAGTACGAGAAACACATTACCGAAAACACTGCACTTGTTATGGTGTCCCATGTGAACTACACCAACGGATTTCAGCAGGATCTAAAATCTATGGCGGATGTGGCTCACCGAAATCAGGCGTTGCTGTTTGTAGATGCCTATCAGTCTGCGGGAATCATACCTATGGATGTAAAAGCGATGGGCGTGGATATTCTGGTGGCAGGAGCCCGCAAATATATGCTGGGGATTCCGGGAGTCGCTTTTCTTTATGTAAGCAACGATTGGATAGACCGCTTCAAGCCCAAACTTACCGGATGGCTCGGACAGGAAGCCGCTTCCCGGTTTGATATTACACGCTCGGTTCTGGCGGCAGGAGCCCGACGCTTTGAGACGGGATTGCCTTCATTCATTAGTATCTTTGCCGCCAATGCGGCCTTAAAGCTGCTGCTGGAAATCGGGGTCACGGACATTCAGGCGTATATGAGCGAATTGCTGGAATTTTCTATGGAGTATGGCCGCCGCAAAGGGTTAAGCATACGTTTGCCTTCCGGGGAAGGAGCTTTACCTGGCCTCATCGCTGTTGAGGTAGCCGATGCATCGGCGGTTGAGAGGCGCTTGAGAAGACAAAATATCATCGTTTCGGCACGGAAGGATGTGATCCGCGTGGCTCCGCATTTTTACAATACAGCAGAGGAAATCCGGCGGGTGATGGACGAGGTAGCGGCCATTTGA
- a CDS encoding MFS transporter has translation MSVKESFWSRNFILLMISNAILFMAFEMLLPTLPLFVESLGGSPSQIGLVTGVFVCSAIFIRPFSGKLIQLMDRKYVLIIGVAICILATGSYMFSTSLLLLLVFRLVHGFGFGIASTLYATSASDELPSHRMGEGMGYFGVGETVAISVGPLIGIWMLHAAGFNGLFSMGAVIMLLALAMIVLARRHSVQPTSADTTKEKTKVPLKLFEKKVLLQSCLVLLVGVVAGGVMSFVALFAKEQGFTNVAWFFFTVAMASFLVRLVSGRIFDTKGPAYILIPAGVVLIAAIIMVASSRTELQFLVAAVLYGLSFGAIFPALQAWAISVVGEDEREDAVGSFYNFFDLGIGGGSLILGMVAGLTSYKTMYLFSTLLIAAYLIIFVVYSVLDKKKSRNTLNV, from the coding sequence GTGTCTGTGAAGGAAAGCTTTTGGTCCAGAAACTTTATACTTTTGATGATTTCCAATGCTATATTATTCATGGCATTCGAAATGCTTTTGCCGACGCTGCCGCTGTTTGTGGAAAGTCTTGGTGGTAGTCCGTCACAGATCGGCCTGGTGACAGGTGTGTTTGTGTGCTCAGCGATATTCATTCGTCCATTTTCCGGTAAGCTAATCCAGCTTATGGACAGGAAGTATGTTCTCATTATCGGGGTGGCGATTTGTATACTTGCCACGGGCAGCTACATGTTTTCCACCAGTTTGCTGCTGTTGCTGGTGTTCCGGCTGGTGCATGGCTTTGGATTTGGTATTGCTAGTACTCTATATGCGACTTCTGCCTCGGATGAATTGCCTTCTCATCGTATGGGAGAAGGAATGGGCTATTTTGGCGTAGGTGAGACGGTAGCGATCTCCGTGGGGCCGTTGATTGGCATATGGATGCTGCATGCAGCGGGCTTTAACGGACTGTTTTCCATGGGCGCTGTCATTATGCTGCTAGCTCTTGCTATGATCGTATTGGCTCGTCGCCATTCTGTTCAACCGACGAGTGCAGATACAACGAAGGAAAAAACGAAGGTTCCACTCAAATTATTTGAAAAAAAAGTGCTGCTGCAATCCTGTCTTGTACTGCTGGTCGGCGTAGTGGCAGGTGGAGTGATGTCTTTCGTGGCCTTATTTGCCAAGGAGCAGGGATTCACCAACGTAGCATGGTTCTTCTTTACGGTGGCTATGGCAAGCTTCCTCGTCCGACTGGTGTCCGGTAGAATTTTTGATACCAAAGGCCCGGCTTATATCCTGATTCCCGCAGGGGTTGTGCTTATCGCCGCCATTATCATGGTGGCCTCATCGCGGACGGAATTGCAATTTTTGGTCGCTGCTGTGCTGTATGGCTTGAGCTTTGGAGCTATTTTCCCGGCTTTGCAGGCTTGGGCCATCAGTGTGGTCGGAGAAGATGAGCGAGAGGATGCCGTGGGTTCGTTTTATAATTTCTTCGATTTGGGCATCGGGGGAGGCTCTTTGATTTTGGGTATGGTTGCGGGATTAACCTCCTATAAAACGATGTATTTGTTCTCCACTCTCCTGATTGCGGCATATTTAATTATATTTGTGGTTTATAGTGTATTGGATAAGAAAAAGTCCCGTAACACGCTGAACGTATAA
- the cysW gene encoding sulfate ABC transporter permease subunit CysW, translating to MSQAITGQELTHASVPSSAPPNRVTTEAPWVKWTLIGAAFLALLWVLVLPLIVVLTEALKQGWSVYVEALRDPDAMSALRLTLLVAAITVPLNTVFGVAAAWLITKFQFRGKGLLVTLIDLPFAISPVVGGLMYVLVFGAQGWLGPWLDEHDIKIIFALPGIILATLFITFPFVARELIPLMEDQGHQEEEAAVTLGARGWRIFWKVTLPNIKWGLLYGIILCNARAMGEFGAVSVVSGHIRGETNTLPLHVEILYNEYQFSASFAVASLLLLLALATLVLKSWFGRKRVH from the coding sequence ATGTCACAAGCGATAACCGGACAGGAGCTTACCCATGCATCTGTGCCTTCATCTGCACCGCCCAACAGGGTTACAACCGAAGCCCCTTGGGTGAAGTGGACGCTGATCGGTGCCGCTTTTCTGGCTTTGCTGTGGGTGCTGGTACTGCCGCTGATCGTCGTACTTACCGAAGCGCTCAAGCAGGGCTGGAGCGTATACGTTGAAGCGTTACGCGACCCGGACGCCATGTCGGCGCTGCGGCTGACGCTGTTGGTGGCGGCGATAACAGTACCGTTGAATACGGTATTTGGCGTAGCGGCGGCTTGGCTGATTACAAAGTTTCAATTTCGTGGTAAGGGCCTGCTGGTCACCCTGATTGATTTGCCCTTTGCCATCTCTCCTGTCGTCGGCGGATTGATGTATGTGTTGGTATTCGGCGCACAGGGCTGGCTTGGGCCGTGGCTGGACGAGCATGATATCAAAATTATTTTTGCCTTGCCGGGCATTATATTGGCGACGCTGTTCATCACGTTTCCTTTTGTAGCGCGGGAGCTGATTCCGCTAATGGAGGATCAGGGACACCAGGAGGAAGAAGCGGCGGTTACGCTGGGCGCACGCGGCTGGCGTATTTTCTGGAAGGTGACGCTGCCGAATATCAAATGGGGTCTGCTGTATGGCATTATTTTGTGTAATGCGAGAGCGATGGGTGAATTCGGGGCGGTGTCCGTGGTCTCGGGACATATCCGTGGAGAGACAAACACACTGCCGCTCCATGTGGAAATTTTGTATAACGAATATCAATTCTCGGCATCCTTTGCGGTGGCCTCGCTGCTGTTATTGTTGGCTCTCGCCACCTTGGTGCTTAAAAGCTGGTTTGGGCGCAAACGGGTTCATTAA
- a CDS encoding pyrimidine-nucleoside phosphorylase yields the protein MRMVDLIEKKRDGKELTTEEINFIIQGYTQGEIPDYQVSALAMSIFFKDMTERERADLTMAMVHSGDTIDLSAIEGVKVDKHSTGGVGDTTTLVLAPLVAALDIPVAKMSGRGLGHTGGTIDKLEAIAGFHVEISKDEFVDLVNRSKIAVIGQSGNLTPADKKLYALRDVTATVNSIPLIASSIMSKKIAAGSDAIVLDVKTGAGAFMKTVDDAKELAHAMVSIGNNVGRKTMAVISDMSQPLGLAIGNSLEVKEAIDTLRGQGPKDLEELCMSLGSQMVFLAGKANSLEDAEEKLKEVIRNGKALEKFKEFIANQGGDASVVDHPERLPQAQYLIEVPAKQDGVVAEIVADEIGTAAMLLGAGRATKESEIDLAVGLMLNKKVGDAVKVGDSLVTIHANREDVAQVLEKIYANIRIADHAEAPVLIYGTVTE from the coding sequence ATGAGAATGGTAGACTTGATCGAGAAAAAGCGTGATGGAAAAGAACTGACCACCGAGGAAATAAATTTTATTATCCAGGGCTACACGCAGGGGGAAATTCCTGACTATCAGGTGAGTGCGTTAGCGATGTCCATTTTCTTCAAAGATATGACCGAGCGCGAACGCGCGGATCTGACGATGGCAATGGTTCATTCAGGTGACACAATTGATCTGTCCGCGATTGAAGGCGTGAAGGTCGATAAGCATTCTACTGGCGGTGTGGGTGATACGACAACGCTGGTGCTGGCTCCGCTCGTAGCGGCTTTGGATATTCCGGTAGCGAAAATGTCAGGTCGCGGCCTTGGACATACCGGAGGAACGATTGATAAGCTGGAGGCTATTGCAGGCTTCCACGTAGAAATCAGTAAGGACGAATTCGTGGATCTGGTCAATCGCAGCAAAATTGCGGTCATTGGACAAAGCGGCAACCTGACACCTGCGGACAAAAAGCTGTATGCGCTGCGTGATGTTACCGCTACGGTAAACTCGATTCCGCTGATTGCCAGCTCGATTATGAGTAAAAAAATCGCTGCCGGTTCTGATGCCATCGTACTCGATGTGAAGACAGGTGCAGGTGCGTTCATGAAAACCGTCGATGATGCCAAAGAACTGGCACACGCGATGGTAAGCATCGGTAACAACGTCGGCCGCAAAACGATGGCGGTTATTTCCGATATGAGCCAGCCGCTGGGTCTTGCCATCGGTAACTCGCTGGAAGTCAAAGAAGCGATTGACACACTGCGCGGTCAAGGACCAAAGGATCTGGAAGAGCTGTGTATGTCCTTGGGCAGTCAGATGGTATTTTTGGCTGGCAAAGCCAATTCCCTCGAAGACGCCGAAGAGAAGCTCAAAGAAGTCATTCGCAACGGCAAAGCGCTGGAGAAATTCAAAGAGTTTATTGCAAACCAGGGCGGTGACGCTTCGGTTGTGGATCATCCAGAACGCTTGCCACAAGCACAGTATCTTATTGAAGTACCTGCGAAGCAGGATGGTGTGGTCGCTGAAATCGTGGCTGACGAAATCGGTACGGCTGCGATGCTGCTTGGAGCAGGACGCGCAACCAAAGAATCCGAGATTGATCTGGCTGTCGGCCTGATGCTGAACAAAAAGGTCGGCGATGCTGTAAAAGTGGGCGATTCACTGGTTACCATTCATGCCAACCGTGAAGATGTAGCCCAAGTGCTGGAGAAAATTTACGCGAACATCCGCATTGCGGATCACGCCGAAGCTCCCGTACTGATCTACGGAACGGTGACAGAGTAA
- a CDS encoding leucine-rich repeat domain-containing protein: MHPKVPEDLCFQNAEGEDWIINVAHERIGRLNMGREEVAALEELIPGVFIHKPEHRDIDAFLNDAIRHQPDRLELMGFALTEIPERIRELYSLQHLTIFEQDIRSLPPALFELESLESLTIQVADLEELPANIAKLTRLQSLNIACGSYDRPAPDYKVIPKDELSFRHLPPEIGELQQLEYLDIQYSGIRTLPPEIQNLKNLRSLNVVNGLIESAPDFIFKMTWLDRFLVEDKPFHLCNHGDD; this comes from the coding sequence ATGCATCCGAAAGTACCTGAGGATTTGTGTTTCCAGAATGCCGAAGGAGAGGATTGGATCATCAACGTTGCTCACGAGCGAATAGGCAGACTGAACATGGGTAGAGAAGAGGTCGCTGCATTGGAGGAGCTTATCCCCGGTGTGTTCATTCACAAGCCTGAGCATCGGGATATAGATGCTTTTCTGAACGATGCCATTCGGCATCAGCCAGATCGGTTGGAGTTGATGGGGTTTGCTTTGACGGAGATACCGGAACGGATCAGAGAATTGTATTCTTTGCAGCATCTGACCATCTTCGAGCAGGATATACGATCATTACCTCCAGCTTTGTTCGAATTGGAATCCTTGGAGTCACTGACGATACAAGTAGCGGATCTGGAAGAGCTACCAGCCAACATTGCCAAGCTAACCCGACTCCAAAGCTTGAATATCGCTTGTGGGAGCTATGACCGTCCAGCACCGGATTACAAGGTGATTCCCAAGGATGAGTTGTCATTCCGGCATTTGCCGCCTGAGATAGGAGAGCTACAACAGTTGGAGTATTTGGATATACAATATAGCGGAATTCGTACACTGCCCCCTGAAATACAAAATCTGAAAAATCTGCGCTCCTTAAATGTTGTGAACGGATTGATTGAATCTGCCCCCGATTTTATATTCAAAATGACCTGGCTGGATCGTTTTCTTGTGGAAGATAAGCCGTTCCATCTGTGTAATCACGGCGACGACTAA
- the phnC gene encoding phosphonate ABC transporter ATP-binding protein, which yields MIEFRNVSKTYPNGTKGLNNINLTIKEGEMVVIVGLSGAGKSTLLRSINRLHDITSGDIVVGGRSVTSAGSSELRRIRRDIGMIFQSFNLVKRSTVLRNVLSGRVGYHSTLRTILGLFPKEDIELALTALERVNIREKAYSRADELSGGQQQRVSIARALAQEAKIILADEPVASLDPLTTRQVMDDLQRINREMQITTIVNLHFIDLAREYATRIIGLRAGEVVFDGTPEEATDDAFAEIYGRAIKHDELLGVGS from the coding sequence ATGATCGAATTCCGCAATGTATCGAAAACATACCCGAACGGCACCAAAGGGTTGAACAATATTAATCTGACGATTAAAGAGGGCGAAATGGTCGTCATTGTTGGCTTGTCCGGTGCGGGCAAGTCTACTCTGCTGCGTTCCATTAATCGACTGCATGACATTACCTCCGGCGACATTGTTGTGGGCGGCAGGTCTGTCACGTCTGCCGGAAGCAGCGAGCTGCGCCGTATTCGCCGCGATATCGGCATGATCTTTCAAAGCTTCAATCTGGTCAAGCGTTCCACCGTACTCCGCAACGTGCTTTCCGGTCGGGTCGGCTATCATTCGACGCTTCGGACCATCCTCGGTCTCTTTCCGAAGGAGGATATCGAGCTGGCACTAACCGCGCTGGAACGCGTGAACATCCGCGAAAAGGCCTACAGCCGGGCCGATGAGCTGTCCGGCGGTCAACAGCAGCGCGTATCCATCGCCCGCGCTCTGGCGCAGGAGGCCAAGATTATTCTGGCGGACGAGCCTGTCGCATCGCTTGATCCGCTGACCACCCGCCAGGTCATGGACGACCTCCAGCGGATCAATCGTGAAATGCAGATTACGACCATCGTCAATCTGCATTTCATTGATCTGGCGCGCGAATATGCGACGCGGATCATTGGATTGCGTGCCGGAGAGGTCGTCTTTGACGGCACGCCGGAGGAAGCTACGGATGATGCCTTTGCGGAAATCTACGGCCGGGCCATCAAGCATGATGAGCTGCTGGGAGTGGGATCATGA
- the phnE gene encoding phosphonate ABC transporter, permease protein PhnE — MNDSTLRRPLRSRLRLWAIAILLIIIYIWAFRGMQFEGLQGTAKNVSLAILDGFLHPDWSFVYIPEGEDLLRGLLDTLVISVLGTFVSAFVCLPFAFWASSNMTRLRPLSGSGKFVLSVIRVFPEMIVAILFIKAVGPGSFAGVLALGIHSIGMLAKLFSETIESVDHGPQEALIACGANRLQVIFFAVLPQVIPQFLSYSLYRFEINIRSATTLGLVGAGGIGTPLLFALQMRNWNRVGVILLGIVVLIILTDLISGWLRKRIV, encoded by the coding sequence ATGAATGATTCCACACTTCGCAGACCTCTTCGCTCCAGACTGCGTTTATGGGCGATAGCCATTCTGCTGATCATCATTTATATTTGGGCTTTCCGTGGGATGCAGTTCGAAGGATTGCAGGGAACCGCCAAAAACGTCTCTCTCGCTATACTGGACGGCTTTCTTCATCCTGACTGGTCATTCGTGTACATTCCTGAAGGAGAGGACTTGCTGCGCGGGCTACTGGATACGCTGGTTATCTCCGTTCTCGGAACCTTCGTATCCGCATTTGTCTGTCTTCCGTTTGCCTTCTGGGCATCCAGCAACATGACTCGGTTACGCCCCTTGTCAGGCAGCGGTAAATTTGTACTCAGCGTCATTCGGGTATTTCCTGAAATGATCGTCGCGATCCTGTTCATCAAGGCCGTTGGACCCGGCTCATTCGCGGGTGTGCTTGCCCTCGGTATTCACTCGATCGGCATGCTGGCGAAGCTTTTTTCAGAAACGATCGAAAGCGTCGATCACGGGCCGCAGGAAGCCTTGATCGCCTGTGGTGCCAACCGTTTGCAGGTGATTTTCTTCGCTGTGCTGCCGCAAGTGATTCCACAGTTCCTTTCGTATTCGCTCTACCGTTTTGAAATTAACATCCGTTCCGCAACCACGCTCGGTCTGGTCGGGGCAGGCGGTATCGGTACTCCGCTGCTGTTTGCGCTCCAAATGCGCAACTGGAACCGTGTAGGTGTCATTTTGCTAGGCATTGTGGTCCTGATCATATTAACGGATTTAATTTCCGGCTGGCTGCGCAAGCGGATTGTATAA
- a CDS encoding sulfate ABC transporter substrate-binding protein has translation MKGKWKSGLILGLSLVLTLTLSACGASKGETQANGSSAAGSKDVELLNVSYDPTRELYEAYNKAFAAHWEKEKGQKVTIKQSHGGSGKQSRSVQDGLDADVVTLALGYDIDALQEKGLIKEGWQDKYEHNSSPYTSTIVLLVRKGNPKGIKDWDDLIRGDVQVITPNPKTSGGARWNYLAAWAYALKKNNNDEAKAQQFVQELYKHVPVLDSGARGATTTFVERGIGDVLIAWENEALLSVKELGTDKFDIVYPSISILAEPPVAMVDKVVDKKGTREVADAYLKYLYSEEGQTIAAENYYRPTLDSVKAKFKDQFPKLELVTLKDVFGTWKETQQKHFSDKGIFDQIYVPGS, from the coding sequence ATGAAAGGGAAATGGAAAAGTGGACTTATTCTCGGGCTATCTTTGGTTTTGACGTTGACGTTAAGTGCTTGCGGAGCAAGCAAAGGAGAAACACAGGCGAATGGCAGCTCTGCTGCGGGTTCCAAAGATGTGGAGCTGCTCAATGTTTCTTATGATCCGACCCGTGAGCTGTATGAGGCGTATAACAAGGCGTTTGCCGCTCACTGGGAGAAGGAGAAAGGGCAGAAGGTTACGATCAAGCAATCTCATGGAGGATCTGGTAAACAAAGCCGTTCTGTGCAGGACGGGCTGGATGCGGACGTAGTTACTCTGGCTCTGGGCTACGATATTGATGCGTTACAGGAAAAAGGGCTGATTAAAGAGGGATGGCAGGATAAATATGAGCATAATAGCTCTCCATACACTTCAACCATTGTGCTGTTGGTGCGTAAAGGTAATCCGAAAGGGATTAAAGACTGGGACGATCTGATCCGGGGTGATGTGCAGGTTATTACGCCGAACCCCAAGACGTCAGGTGGAGCCCGCTGGAACTACCTTGCGGCATGGGCCTATGCGCTCAAGAAAAACAATAACGATGAAGCTAAAGCCCAGCAGTTTGTACAGGAGCTGTACAAACATGTGCCGGTACTGGACAGCGGTGCGCGTGGAGCGACAACGACCTTTGTGGAGCGCGGAATTGGTGATGTACTGATCGCTTGGGAAAATGAAGCGCTGCTTTCCGTGAAGGAGCTGGGTACGGATAAATTCGATATCGTATACCCGTCGATCAGCATTTTGGCCGAGCCTCCGGTAGCGATGGTCGATAAGGTTGTGGATAAAAAAGGTACACGAGAGGTAGCGGATGCGTACTTGAAATATTTGTACAGCGAAGAGGGGCAAACCATTGCTGCCGAGAACTATTATCGTCCAACGCTGGATAGCGTAAAGGCGAAGTTCAAGGATCAATTTCCCAAGCTGGAACTGGTGACCTTGAAGGATGTATTCGGAACGTGGAAGGAGACGCAGCAAAAGCATTTTAGCGACAAGGGCATCTTTGACCAAATTTATGTACCTGGAAGTTAA
- the phnE gene encoding phosphonate ABC transporter, permease protein PhnE, giving the protein MKPDSTVQPLSSTPPSPQAGPPQPSKPTAGPALPGRYKRYATWMIFIVVLVACSIHTNATPYQLIVGLPEMGKLLGEMFPPDWSYLPTIWKPMLETIQIAIVGTTLGALLAIPVALLCAYNVMPRKLISLPMRTILNLVRTVPDLLFASIFVAVFGIGPFAGMLALLFFSFGIIAKLTFEAIEAIDPGPLEAMTAVGASRIQVIAFGVVPQALPYFVSYLLYTFEVNVRAASVLGLVGAGGIGLLLDRSLGLFRYDRASIIILLTLVIVLAIDYGSNMLRRKLL; this is encoded by the coding sequence ATGAAGCCCGACTCCACTGTCCAGCCGCTCTCTTCGACGCCGCCGTCACCGCAAGCCGGACCGCCGCAGCCATCAAAGCCGACCGCAGGGCCAGCCCTGCCGGGTCGTTACAAGCGTTACGCCACCTGGATGATCTTTATTGTGGTGCTGGTGGCATGCTCCATTCATACGAATGCTACGCCTTACCAGTTGATCGTCGGCTTGCCGGAGATGGGCAAATTGCTGGGCGAAATGTTTCCTCCTGACTGGAGTTACCTGCCTACCATCTGGAAGCCGATGCTGGAAACCATCCAGATTGCCATTGTCGGCACGACACTGGGTGCGTTGCTGGCTATTCCTGTTGCGTTGCTGTGCGCCTACAATGTCATGCCGCGCAAGCTGATCTCGCTGCCGATGCGCACAATCCTGAACCTCGTGCGGACCGTTCCCGATCTGCTGTTTGCCTCCATCTTTGTGGCGGTGTTCGGCATCGGGCCGTTCGCAGGGATGCTCGCCCTGCTCTTCTTCTCCTTCGGCATCATTGCGAAGCTGACGTTCGAGGCCATTGAAGCCATTGATCCCGGCCCGCTGGAAGCCATGACCGCCGTTGGCGCGAGCCGCATTCAGGTGATTGCCTTCGGAGTCGTACCGCAGGCATTGCCCTATTTTGTGTCCTACTTGCTGTACACCTTTGAGGTCAATGTACGTGCGGCCTCTGTTCTGGGGCTGGTCGGCGCGGGCGGTATCGGCCTGCTGCTCGACCGTTCGCTTGGCCTGTTCCGGTATGACCGGGCAAGCATCATCATTCTACTGACCCTCGTCATCGTTTTGGCGATTGATTACGGCAGTAACATGCTACGGAGGAAACTATTATGA